A genomic region of Barnesiella viscericola DSM 18177 contains the following coding sequences:
- a CDS encoding TolC family protein produces the protein MNKFYLSIAVLCASLCAGGACAQEPVRRVYTLDEIFALADRNSKSLRPSFTAIDEAREAVRVAKNDRLPDIDASLSFSYLGDGTMMERDFTQVERAPMPHLGNNFALEVSQIIYSGGAVSNGIAIAQLQEENARLDWAKDRNKVRFLLAGYYFDLFKQLNLIKVYEQNIEQTRQLLKDIRAKQGEGLALKNDITRYELLLSDLEFTVVQIKNTLGILNRNLVTNLGLDESVWIEPDTTLLSRTLPVGDVAYWQNEAMTNSPELKQLALAVKMNKHQDKIVKSDRLPKIALMAGNHFDGPITIEVPPIDKNFNYWYVGVGISYNLASLYKTNKAASRSKLTIRRTQERYDDASEQTGLAVQAAYVRYIEAYDQLVTRKKNVELAGQNYAVIENRYKNELSLITDMLDASNAKLSAEVQLANAQIDIAFNYYKLLYLTGTL, from the coding sequence ATGAACAAATTCTATTTGTCCATAGCAGTGCTGTGTGCATCGTTATGTGCAGGAGGCGCATGTGCTCAGGAGCCGGTTCGGCGTGTGTATACGCTGGACGAAATTTTTGCTCTGGCCGACCGCAACAGCAAGTCGTTGCGCCCCTCGTTTACTGCAATCGACGAGGCCCGCGAGGCGGTGAGAGTCGCCAAGAACGACCGTCTGCCCGATATTGATGCCTCGTTGTCGTTCAGTTATTTGGGCGACGGCACGATGATGGAGCGCGATTTCACGCAGGTAGAGCGTGCCCCCATGCCTCACTTGGGAAATAATTTTGCCTTGGAAGTATCGCAGATTATCTATTCGGGCGGTGCCGTCTCTAACGGTATCGCCATAGCGCAGTTGCAGGAGGAGAATGCCCGGCTCGACTGGGCCAAGGACCGCAACAAGGTGCGCTTCCTGCTGGCCGGCTATTATTTCGACCTGTTCAAGCAGCTCAACCTGATTAAGGTCTATGAGCAGAATATCGAGCAGACCCGTCAGCTGTTGAAGGACATTCGGGCCAAACAGGGCGAGGGGCTGGCGCTGAAAAACGACATCACCCGCTATGAGTTGCTCCTCTCGGACCTTGAATTTACCGTGGTTCAAATCAAGAATACGCTGGGCATTCTCAACCGCAACTTGGTGACCAATTTGGGGCTCGACGAATCGGTGTGGATCGAGCCCGACACCACCCTGCTGTCGCGCACGCTGCCTGTGGGCGATGTGGCCTACTGGCAGAATGAGGCGATGACCAATTCGCCCGAATTGAAGCAGTTGGCTCTGGCCGTCAAGATGAACAAACATCAGGACAAGATTGTGAAATCGGACCGCCTGCCCAAGATAGCCCTCATGGCCGGGAACCACTTCGACGGCCCCATCACCATCGAGGTGCCGCCTATCGACAAGAATTTCAACTACTGGTATGTGGGCGTGGGCATCAGCTACAACCTGGCTTCGCTCTACAAGACCAACAAGGCGGCCAGCCGCAGCAAGCTGACGATACGCCGCACGCAGGAGCGATATGACGATGCGAGCGAGCAGACCGGCCTGGCCGTGCAGGCGGCCTATGTGCGCTACATCGAGGCCTACGATCAGCTCGTTACCCGTAAGAAAAACGTGGAGCTGGCCGGGCAGAACTATGCCGTGATCGAGAACCGTTACAAAAACGAACTTTCGCTCATCACCGACATGCTCGATGCCAGCAACGCCAAGCTCTCGGCCGAGGTGCAGCTGGCCAATGCGCAAATCGACATCGCTTTCAATTATTACAAACTTCTTTATTTAACAGGTACATTATAA
- a CDS encoding HlyD family secretion protein, whose protein sequence is MNKRTRKIVFNVIVITLLVIGFVWVCSRFVHLGRVEYTDNAQVRQHIVPVNSRLQGFIKKIYFEEYAPVHKGDTLLLIEDAEFRLRLAQAEADYQNALAGRGAMGAAVSTAHNNLAVSDAGIEEAEVLLKNAEKDYERYKKLLSEEAVTQQQYDGVKTNYEALKAKYEMLVRQRRSASLVKDEQSQRLSQNEAAVAVAEAALDLAKLNLSYTVVLAPCDGVTSRKTIQEGQLIQPGQTLVSIVDEAEKWVVANYKETQTAHIAEGMPVDMTIDAIPGVVYKGRVQSLSKATGAQYSLVPQDNSAGNFVKVEQRIPVRIVFSEENSPENMDRMRAGLNVECEVKYRDHDSAR, encoded by the coding sequence ATGAATAAGAGAACTCGCAAAATAGTATTCAACGTTATTGTCATCACCTTGCTGGTGATAGGTTTTGTGTGGGTGTGCTCGCGGTTCGTCCATCTGGGACGGGTCGAGTATACCGACAATGCGCAGGTGCGACAGCACATCGTGCCGGTGAACAGCCGGTTGCAGGGCTTTATCAAGAAAATCTATTTCGAGGAGTATGCTCCCGTACACAAGGGCGATACGCTGCTGCTCATCGAGGATGCCGAGTTTCGCCTGCGGTTGGCTCAGGCCGAGGCCGACTACCAGAATGCCTTGGCCGGGCGCGGAGCCATGGGTGCGGCCGTGTCGACGGCTCACAACAATCTGGCAGTATCCGATGCCGGTATCGAGGAGGCTGAGGTGCTGTTGAAGAATGCCGAGAAGGATTATGAACGGTACAAGAAACTGCTCTCCGAAGAGGCCGTTACCCAGCAGCAATACGACGGGGTGAAGACCAACTACGAGGCGTTGAAGGCCAAGTATGAGATGCTGGTGCGGCAGAGACGGTCGGCCTCGCTGGTGAAAGACGAGCAGTCGCAACGCCTCAGCCAGAACGAGGCCGCCGTGGCTGTGGCCGAGGCTGCACTCGACCTGGCCAAACTGAACCTGTCGTACACCGTGGTACTGGCACCTTGCGACGGGGTGACCTCGCGCAAGACCATACAGGAGGGGCAGCTCATTCAGCCGGGGCAGACACTGGTGTCGATTGTCGATGAGGCCGAGAAGTGGGTTGTAGCCAACTACAAGGAGACGCAGACGGCTCACATCGCCGAAGGTATGCCGGTCGACATGACCATCGATGCCATACCCGGAGTCGTCTACAAGGGTCGGGTACAGTCCCTCTCGAAGGCGACGGGTGCCCAGTATTCGCTGGTACCGCAAGACAACTCGGCCGGCAACTTCGTGAAGGTCGAGCAGCGTATCCCGGTGCGCATCGTCTTCTCGGAGGAAAATTCGCCCGAGAATATGGACCGGATGCGGGCCGGACTGAACGTGGAGTGTGAGGTAAAGTATCGCGACCATGACTCCGCTCGATGA
- a CDS encoding efflux MFS transporter permease → MTPLDDLMRRVPAFKEWVPMWARVVSFLFCILVFQCSGGIYLSSVSEMMGATTLMQEDILMAGYASFIGITMIFPVLFRLKFRLPTRTILPVVAVGLIVGNLITMSTDSLLVLSITCFFTGALRMWGTFECFSSIQLRITPTRNFAVFFPVIYLTVFGCIQLSGLVTTYLTYFYSWHYMHYLAVGLLLMVIVLSLWLLRPFYLRPPLPLFGIDWLGAILWSVVLLLIAFAFNYGDYYDWFDSPYIRLALVCAGLFLFLSLQRMWHIRHAYIENDTFKYRNFGSVVFLFFALNCLSATSTVLQGAFTGGILHYDTLNAISLNVPSLLGVAAGALLSWLFMARWQMSYKTVTFIGFVLMVAYQVLMYFLISPDMNIELLYLPLFLKNAGNVMIYAVLTTYLSQIVPFKHFFQALCAVGFVREGIGGPIASALVARVFKMAMQSNYYTLGGTLDAVNPLTGQVPFAAYVGELQRQATLVSIKQVFGYAVLLGILFLIFILFARYTRITHRVKLFRVPVVGRLFAINLSRERSEESVR, encoded by the coding sequence ATGACTCCGCTCGATGACTTGATGCGCCGGGTGCCCGCCTTCAAGGAGTGGGTGCCCATGTGGGCGCGGGTGGTGTCGTTCCTCTTCTGCATACTGGTGTTCCAGTGTTCGGGAGGAATCTACCTCTCGTCGGTGAGCGAGATGATGGGGGCCACGACGCTCATGCAGGAGGATATCCTCATGGCGGGGTATGCCTCGTTCATCGGCATCACGATGATATTCCCTGTGCTCTTCCGGTTGAAATTCAGGCTGCCGACGCGCACTATTCTGCCGGTGGTTGCCGTGGGGCTTATCGTGGGGAATCTCATCACCATGTCGACCGACAGTCTGCTGGTGCTCTCCATCACCTGCTTCTTCACGGGGGCGCTGCGCATGTGGGGAACCTTCGAGTGCTTCTCGTCGATACAGCTGCGCATCACCCCCACGCGCAACTTTGCCGTCTTCTTCCCGGTTATCTATCTCACGGTGTTCGGCTGCATACAACTCTCGGGGTTGGTCACTACCTACCTCACCTACTTTTACAGCTGGCACTACATGCACTACCTGGCCGTAGGGCTGTTGCTGATGGTGATTGTTCTGTCGCTGTGGCTGCTGCGGCCCTTCTACCTGCGTCCGCCGCTGCCGCTGTTCGGTATCGACTGGCTGGGGGCTATCCTGTGGAGCGTGGTGTTGCTGCTCATCGCCTTTGCCTTCAACTATGGCGACTATTACGACTGGTTCGACTCGCCATACATACGGTTGGCGCTGGTGTGCGCCGGGCTCTTCCTCTTCCTAAGCCTGCAACGCATGTGGCACATACGCCATGCCTATATCGAGAACGACACCTTCAAGTATCGGAATTTCGGCTCGGTGGTATTCCTCTTCTTCGCCCTCAACTGCCTGTCGGCCACCTCGACGGTGTTGCAGGGAGCCTTTACCGGAGGGATACTCCACTACGACACCCTCAACGCCATTTCGCTGAACGTGCCCAGTCTGTTGGGTGTGGCTGCGGGAGCCCTCCTCTCATGGCTCTTTATGGCCCGTTGGCAGATGAGTTATAAGACGGTCACTTTCATCGGCTTTGTGCTGATGGTCGCCTATCAGGTGCTCATGTATTTCCTGATTTCGCCCGACATGAATATCGAGCTGCTCTATCTGCCCCTCTTCCTGAAAAATGCGGGCAACGTGATGATCTATGCCGTACTCACCACCTACCTGTCGCAGATTGTCCCCTTCAAGCATTTCTTTCAGGCCCTTTGTGCCGTGGGATTTGTGCGCGAAGGTATAGGCGGCCCCATCGCCTCGGCCTTGGTGGCGCGGGTCTTCAAGATGGCGATGCAGTCGAACTACTACACCTTGGGAGGCACGCTCGATGCCGTGAATCCCCTCACGGGGCAGGTGCCCTTTGCAGCCTACGTCGGCGAGTTGCAGCGGCAGGCCACGCTGGTCTCAATCAAGCAGGTGTTCGGCTATGCCGTGCTGTTGGGTATACTGTTCCTTATTTTTATTCTCTTTGCCCGATATACCCGCATCACCCATCGAGTCAAACTCTTCCGGGTACCGGTTGTGGGGCGGCTCTTTGCCATCAACCTCTCGCGTGAGCGGTCGGAAGAAAGTGTCCGGTAA
- a CDS encoding flavodoxin has translation MIQKIVFAMLMFTCIALPAQNRKGGHKVLVAYFSHSGNTRTVAQAISEATGADLFEIIPQQDYPTDYGTLLDVAKREINAHKHPALKERVKDFEAYDVIFIGSPNWWSTVAPPVVTFMKSYDFSGKTVVPFMTHGGGRFGHAIDDLKALCPEATFLDGLSVRDGSVSTCRPEVDKWLKRLNLLK, from the coding sequence ATGATTCAAAAAATTGTATTCGCCATGCTTATGTTTACCTGTATCGCCCTGCCGGCTCAAAATCGAAAAGGGGGGCACAAGGTGCTTGTCGCCTACTTCTCCCACAGCGGCAATACCCGCACCGTGGCCCAAGCAATCAGTGAGGCTACCGGTGCCGACCTCTTCGAGATTATCCCGCAACAGGATTATCCCACCGATTACGGCACGCTGCTCGATGTGGCCAAACGTGAAATCAACGCCCACAAGCACCCTGCCTTGAAAGAGCGGGTAAAGGATTTTGAGGCGTATGATGTCATCTTTATCGGCTCGCCCAACTGGTGGAGCACCGTGGCTCCGCCTGTCGTCACGTTCATGAAGAGCTACGATTTCTCCGGGAAGACCGTCGTTCCTTTTATGACGCACGGTGGAGGCCGGTTCGGTCATGCCATCGACGACCTCAAAGCGTTGTGTCCCGAGGCCACCTTCCTCGACGGACTCTCGGTGCGCGACGGCTCGGTATCGACCTGCCGCCCCGAGGTCGACAAGTGGTTGAAGCGCCTCAACCTGCTCAAATAG
- a CDS encoding Rieske (2Fe-2S) protein yields MKKLQTILLLLLAIIVASCDAGDRDRIPTAAVRVEFASQAMWNQYGVSGSFIHRQFILSQKIPAGFPYTLSSATGYAGLMLITNEHAVPFVYDLCCPVEINSNIRIEFDEENLCLRCPKCGSTYDISTGGPMSGPAKDGRYFLQVYHIAPYGTAGGQLIYR; encoded by the coding sequence ATGAAAAAACTGCAAACCATACTTCTGCTCCTACTCGCCATCATCGTCGCCAGTTGCGACGCAGGCGACCGCGACCGCATACCCACCGCCGCCGTGCGGGTAGAATTTGCCAGTCAGGCCATGTGGAACCAGTACGGGGTAAGCGGCAGTTTCATACACCGCCAGTTTATCCTCAGCCAAAAGATTCCCGCCGGATTCCCCTATACTCTCTCGTCGGCCACCGGCTATGCCGGGCTCATGCTCATCACCAACGAGCACGCCGTGCCCTTCGTCTACGACCTCTGCTGCCCCGTCGAGATAAACTCCAACATTCGCATCGAGTTCGACGAAGAGAACCTCTGCCTGCGCTGCCCCAAATGCGGCTCCACCTACGACATCTCGACCGGAGGCCCCATGAGCGGCCCCGCCAAAGACGGGCGCTACTTTCTGCAAGTCTACCACATAGCCCCCTACGGCACCGCCGGCGGTCAGCTCATCTACCGCTGA
- a CDS encoding aldo/keto reductase, which translates to MDYQPQPDRYSNGMIYRRCGNSGIELPVISLGLWHNFGHIDSYATGLEMVRYAFDHGICHFDLANNYGPPPGSAEENFGRMMKQCFAAHRDEMFITTKAGHEMWAGPYGGNSSRKNLMASIDQSLRRMRLDYVDLFYSHRYDGITPIDETMQALVDIVHQGKALYIGLSKYPIDKLLYALSYLHEAGVPCLAYQDRYHMFDRHVEEKHLQLCASKGIGVVAFSPLAQGILSDKYLHGIPADSRAARPEGHLKTTDVTPEKIARVARLKSLADQRGQSISQLALAWVLRHNEVSSVIVGARTLDQLKDNLHTVENLTLTPAETELIEEILK; encoded by the coding sequence ATGGACTACCAACCCCAACCCGACCGCTACTCCAACGGCATGATTTACCGCCGTTGCGGCAACAGTGGCATCGAACTGCCCGTCATCTCCCTCGGACTGTGGCACAATTTCGGCCACATCGACTCCTACGCCACCGGCCTCGAAATGGTCCGGTACGCCTTCGACCACGGCATCTGCCACTTCGACCTGGCCAACAACTACGGCCCCCCTCCCGGCAGTGCCGAGGAGAACTTCGGCCGCATGATGAAACAATGCTTCGCCGCCCACCGCGACGAGATGTTCATCACCACCAAGGCCGGACACGAAATGTGGGCGGGGCCCTACGGCGGAAACAGTTCTCGCAAGAACCTCATGGCCAGCATCGACCAGAGCCTGCGGCGCATGCGGCTCGACTACGTCGACCTCTTTTACAGCCACCGCTACGACGGAATTACCCCCATCGACGAAACCATGCAGGCCCTCGTCGACATCGTTCACCAGGGCAAGGCGCTCTACATCGGGCTGTCGAAATACCCCATCGACAAACTGCTCTACGCCCTCAGCTACCTGCACGAGGCCGGAGTCCCCTGTCTGGCCTACCAGGACCGTTACCACATGTTCGACCGCCACGTCGAGGAGAAGCATCTGCAACTCTGTGCCTCAAAAGGCATCGGTGTCGTTGCCTTCTCGCCCCTGGCACAAGGCATACTCAGCGACAAATATCTGCACGGCATACCGGCCGACTCACGGGCTGCCCGCCCCGAAGGCCACCTCAAAACCACCGACGTCACCCCCGAAAAGATAGCTCGAGTAGCCCGGTTGAAATCACTGGCCGACCAGCGAGGACAATCCATCTCGCAACTGGCCCTCGCCTGGGTATTGCGCCACAACGAGGTGAGCAGCGTGATTGTGGGAGCGCGCACCCTCGACCAGCTGAAAGACAACCTCCACACCGTCGAGAACCTCACCCTCACCCCTGCCGAAACCGAATTGATTGAGGAGATATTGAAATGA
- the argH gene encoding argininosuccinate lyase, translating into MAQKLWEKSVQVDHDVERFTVGRDREMDLYLAPYDILGSLAHINMLQSIGLLTADELEKLTAELRQIYHETQAGTFTIEEGVEDVHSQVELLLTRRLGDMGKKIHSGRSRNDQVLVDLKLFTRARLHRLVEGVEHLFTTLIDQSERYKTVLMPGYTHLQVAMPSSFGLWFAAYAESLVDDLIVMQAAYRVCNRNPLGSAAGYGSSFPLDRTRTTDLLGFESMDYNVVYAQMGRGKTERLVASAIASVAATLAKLAFDACLYNSQNFGFIKLPDAFTTGSSIMPHKKNPDVFELTRAKCNKLQALPYQITLIANNLPSGYFRDLQIIKELFLPAFDELEECLHMVDLMMAQIEVNTHIIDDPRYNYMFSVEEVNRRVQAGVPFRDAYKQVGLEIEAGQFTPDKHIAHTHEGSIGNLCNDRITALMQQTVASFDFDRAQRAEARLLGLQND; encoded by the coding sequence ATGGCACAAAAACTTTGGGAAAAATCGGTACAGGTCGATCACGATGTAGAGCGATTCACCGTAGGCCGCGACCGGGAGATGGATCTTTACCTCGCCCCCTACGACATACTGGGGTCGCTGGCTCATATCAACATGCTGCAATCCATCGGGCTGCTCACGGCCGATGAGTTGGAGAAACTGACCGCCGAGTTACGACAGATTTACCACGAAACCCAGGCAGGCACCTTCACCATCGAAGAGGGGGTCGAGGACGTGCATTCGCAGGTGGAACTGCTGCTCACCCGCCGACTGGGCGACATGGGCAAGAAGATTCACAGCGGACGCTCCCGCAACGACCAGGTGCTGGTCGACCTCAAACTCTTCACGCGGGCCCGGCTGCATCGGCTTGTCGAAGGGGTAGAACACCTGTTCACCACCCTCATCGACCAGAGCGAACGCTACAAAACGGTACTCATGCCGGGCTATACCCACCTGCAAGTGGCCATGCCTTCGTCGTTCGGCCTGTGGTTCGCAGCCTATGCCGAAAGTCTGGTCGACGACCTCATCGTCATGCAGGCCGCCTACCGGGTGTGCAACCGCAACCCCTTGGGTTCGGCCGCCGGTTACGGCTCGTCATTCCCCCTCGACCGCACCCGCACCACCGACCTGCTGGGATTCGAGTCGATGGACTACAACGTGGTCTATGCCCAGATGGGACGTGGAAAAACCGAACGGCTCGTGGCCTCGGCCATCGCCTCGGTAGCCGCCACGCTGGCCAAACTGGCCTTCGACGCCTGCCTCTACAACTCGCAAAATTTCGGCTTCATCAAGCTGCCCGACGCCTTTACCACCGGCTCGAGCATCATGCCGCACAAGAAAAACCCCGACGTCTTTGAACTCACCCGGGCCAAATGCAACAAGCTGCAAGCCCTGCCCTACCAGATTACGCTCATCGCCAACAATCTGCCTTCGGGCTATTTCAGAGACCTGCAAATCATCAAGGAGCTCTTCCTGCCGGCCTTCGACGAACTGGAAGAGTGTCTGCACATGGTCGACCTCATGATGGCTCAAATCGAGGTGAATACCCACATCATCGACGACCCTCGCTACAACTACATGTTCAGTGTCGAAGAGGTGAACCGCCGTGTACAGGCCGGTGTCCCCTTCCGCGATGCCTACAAGCAGGTGGGGCTCGAAATCGAAGCCGGACAATTCACCCCCGACAAGCACATCGCCCACACCCACGAAGGCAGCATCGGCAACCTGTGCAACGACCGCATCACGGCACTCATGCAGCAGACCGTGGCCAGTTTCGACTTCGACCGTGCCCAACGGGCCGAAGCCCGGCTGCTGGGACTACAAAACGATTGA
- a CDS encoding SRPBCC family protein gives MTSFESKTVRIAHAVEKVYALLSDLSNLDRFQSVLNAPENRSKLKITGYDCDSLSIEVSPIGSVTFRIVNREPNKTIKFEAENSPLPLNLWIQFVPTGENETASRVTVKAELNPFIKPLVSKPLQEGVDKMADMLLVLPYEQ, from the coding sequence ATGACCAGTTTCGAAAGCAAAACGGTGCGGATTGCCCACGCCGTAGAGAAGGTGTATGCCCTTCTTTCGGACCTCTCGAACCTCGACCGGTTCCAAAGTGTGCTGAATGCTCCCGAGAACAGGAGCAAACTCAAAATCACCGGCTACGATTGCGACAGCCTCTCCATCGAGGTGAGCCCTATCGGCTCGGTCACCTTCCGCATCGTGAACCGGGAACCGAACAAAACCATCAAGTTCGAGGCCGAAAACTCACCGCTGCCGCTCAACCTGTGGATACAGTTTGTGCCCACCGGCGAAAACGAGACGGCCTCGCGCGTCACGGTCAAGGCCGAGTTGAACCCCTTCATCAAGCCCCTGGTATCGAAGCCGCTGCAAGAGGGGGTCGACAAGATGGCCGACATGCTGTTGGTTCTCCCCTACGAACAATAA
- the pyrE gene encoding orotate phosphoribosyltransferase has product MKTVERLLAEKLLKIRAIKLQPENPFTWASGWNSPIYTDNRRTLSYPEVRTFIKVELCRVIMENFGSVDAIAGVATGAIAQGALVAETLGLPYVYVRSAPKDHGLENLIEGNLVPGQKVVVIEDLISTGGSSLKAVEAIRNAGCEVIGMVAIFTYGFPVATRKFKTAQVELITLSNYNAMLETALETNYIKPEDLETLQEWRKDPANWHGPNNTPAV; this is encoded by the coding sequence ATGAAAACGGTAGAACGATTACTGGCCGAGAAACTCTTAAAAATCAGAGCCATCAAACTGCAACCCGAGAATCCCTTCACCTGGGCTTCGGGCTGGAATTCACCCATATACACCGACAACCGTCGCACGCTCTCTTACCCCGAGGTAAGAACCTTTATCAAAGTAGAACTTTGCCGTGTCATCATGGAGAACTTCGGCTCGGTCGATGCCATTGCCGGCGTAGCTACCGGTGCCATTGCACAAGGTGCTCTGGTAGCCGAGACATTGGGCCTGCCCTATGTGTATGTGCGTTCGGCTCCGAAGGACCACGGTCTCGAAAACCTCATCGAGGGTAACCTGGTTCCCGGACAGAAAGTAGTCGTTATCGAGGACCTCATCTCGACCGGCGGCAGCAGCCTGAAAGCAGTCGAGGCTATCCGCAATGCCGGTTGCGAAGTGATTGGCATGGTAGCCATCTTTACCTACGGATTCCCCGTGGCTACCCGTAAGTTCAAGACCGCTCAGGTCGAACTGATTACGCTGAGCAACTACAACGCCATGCTCGAAACGGCTTTGGAGACCAACTATATCAAACCCGAGGATCTCGAAACGTTGCAGGAGTGGCGTAAAGACCCTGCGAACTGGCATGGTCCCAACAACACACCCGCCGTATGA
- a CDS encoding ComF family protein has product MRPFRPLDELLDLFFPRLCPICQRAMNRDERGLCTGCLHRLPRTRYHLDPLSPMAQLFLGKTPIERCAAYLHFTTPGDARQLIHHIKYHGGKQCGLIMGEIFARELIPDGFFEGIDALVPVPLHPDKLRRRGYNQSEWIARGVARATGITLHTDWLKHTRDTRSQTRKGVYDRWLDTHTAYDAPEAPDLDGHHLLLIDDVVTTGATLLACAQALHAHGALRISCLVLAATR; this is encoded by the coding sequence ATGAGACCCTTCCGCCCGCTCGACGAACTGCTCGACCTCTTCTTTCCCCGGCTCTGCCCCATCTGCCAGCGGGCCATGAACCGCGACGAGCGAGGCCTCTGTACCGGCTGTCTGCACCGTTTGCCCCGCACCCGCTACCACCTCGACCCGCTCAGCCCCATGGCGCAGCTCTTTCTCGGCAAAACTCCCATCGAGCGGTGTGCCGCCTACCTGCACTTCACCACCCCGGGCGACGCCAGGCAACTCATACACCACATCAAGTACCACGGCGGGAAACAATGCGGCCTCATCATGGGCGAAATCTTTGCCCGGGAGCTGATTCCCGACGGATTCTTCGAGGGCATCGACGCCCTGGTGCCCGTCCCTCTCCACCCCGACAAATTGCGGCGTCGGGGCTACAACCAGAGCGAATGGATAGCCCGCGGCGTAGCCCGGGCCACCGGCATAACACTGCACACCGACTGGCTGAAACACACCCGCGACACCCGGTCGCAAACCCGTAAAGGCGTGTACGACCGCTGGCTCGACACCCACACCGCCTACGACGCCCCGGAAGCTCCCGACCTCGACGGCCATCACCTCCTGCTCATCGACGACGTGGTGACTACCGGAGCCACCCTGCTGGCCTGTGCCCAGGCACTCCATGCCCACGGTGCCCTCCGCATCAGTTGCCTCGTCCTCGCAGCAACCCGGTAA
- a CDS encoding regulatory protein RecX has protein sequence MAKPLTPPEALHRAAALCSSAEHCKADILDKLTRWGISPADSRTIIDRLVQERFIDEPRYAIAFVKDKFRFSGWGRIKIRYALQQKRIASSDIDAALACLDEEQYTQRLLDLLRAKARSTTGDDTEARRAKLFRFATSRGFESNLIFNALKQIEP, from the coding sequence ATGGCTAAACCTCTGACTCCCCCCGAAGCCCTGCACCGGGCCGCCGCCCTCTGCTCCTCGGCCGAACACTGCAAGGCCGACATCCTCGACAAACTCACGCGCTGGGGCATCAGCCCCGCCGACAGCCGGACTATCATCGACCGCCTCGTGCAGGAACGGTTCATCGACGAGCCACGCTACGCCATCGCCTTTGTCAAAGACAAATTCCGATTCTCGGGGTGGGGACGCATCAAAATACGTTATGCCCTGCAACAGAAGCGTATCGCCAGCAGCGACATCGACGCAGCCCTGGCCTGTCTCGACGAAGAGCAATACACCCAACGTCTGCTCGACCTGCTCCGCGCCAAAGCCCGCTCGACAACCGGCGACGACACCGAAGCCCGCCGGGCCAAGCTCTTCCGATTCGCCACCTCCCGGGGATTCGAGAGTAACCTTATCTTCAACGCCTTGAAACAGATAGAGCCATGA
- the prmC gene encoding peptide chain release factor N(5)-glutamine methyltransferase produces MQTSIDLLRHQLGGIYPPGEITAFTRMIFEALCGYTPTDILLRKDTILSEDIHRKVEEIAGRLARQEPIQYILGYAWFCNRCFDIAPGALIPRPETEELVRLIIKENSGRELRIADLGTGSGCIAVTLALELPHSRVEAWELSSDALAIACRNASKWQTRVDFVQRDILHYDLSQVSPQSLDLIVSNPPYVRQSERESMSGNVLDYEPHEALFVPDATPLLFYDKIARDALTLLSPGGRLYFEINETQGEAIAHMLASYGYKQIRIIKDLYDKDRFASASKPHAHG; encoded by the coding sequence ATGCAAACCAGTATCGACCTGCTACGACATCAACTGGGGGGCATCTATCCTCCCGGCGAAATCACCGCCTTCACCCGCATGATTTTCGAGGCTCTGTGCGGCTACACGCCTACCGATATACTGCTTCGCAAAGATACGATTTTATCTGAGGATATACATCGAAAAGTCGAAGAGATAGCCGGGCGGTTGGCTCGACAGGAGCCTATTCAGTACATCTTGGGCTACGCCTGGTTCTGCAACCGGTGCTTCGACATAGCCCCCGGAGCCCTCATTCCCCGGCCCGAGACCGAGGAGCTGGTGCGGTTGATAATCAAGGAGAACAGCGGGCGGGAATTGCGCATTGCCGACCTGGGTACAGGCAGCGGCTGCATCGCCGTCACTCTGGCGTTAGAGCTTCCCCACAGCCGGGTCGAAGCGTGGGAGCTGTCGTCCGACGCCCTGGCCATCGCCTGCCGCAACGCCTCGAAGTGGCAGACCCGTGTCGATTTCGTGCAGCGCGACATATTGCACTACGATCTCTCGCAGGTGTCCCCCCAGTCGCTCGACCTCATCGTGAGCAACCCGCCCTATGTGCGACAGAGCGAACGCGAGTCGATGAGCGGGAATGTGCTCGACTATGAACCTCACGAAGCCCTCTTCGTCCCCGACGCGACGCCGCTTCTCTTCTACGACAAGATTGCCCGCGACGCCCTCACACTGCTCTCGCCCGGCGGCCGCCTCTACTTCGAAATCAACGAGACGCAGGGCGAGGCCATTGCCCACATGCTCGCCAGCTACGGTTACAAACAGATACGCATCATCAAAGACCTCTACGACAAGGACCGATTTGCCTCGGCCTCAAAACCTCACGCCCATGGCTAA